In Burkholderia sp. WP9, a genomic segment contains:
- a CDS encoding TnsA endonuclease N-terminal domain-containing protein yields the protein MQNKPHAAVDMTVKQGIHHTPARQVVRPTGGIFRGRFPSRKSGRSVAFESLIERDALLLFEFSRGVASYREQPYSIRYTFEGRSRKYTPDFELSLASGAVLLIEVKPEDKALAPDEGRRLRRIGEHFAELSAPFQVLTDTQIRRGALLRNLNTLFPYLDKPLTALQRRLALAPLLDEPLLTVSNARARLGSTAEVWRLLAQDLLACDLHEPLNEATILTIQNSEPSDAELYF from the coding sequence ATGCAGAACAAACCGCATGCTGCCGTCGATATGACAGTCAAGCAGGGAATTCATCACACTCCCGCGCGACAGGTAGTTCGGCCGACCGGAGGCATATTCCGTGGCCGTTTTCCTTCCCGCAAGTCAGGCAGATCAGTGGCATTCGAGTCACTAATCGAGCGTGATGCATTACTGCTGTTTGAGTTCTCTCGCGGTGTCGCCAGCTATCGAGAGCAACCCTACTCAATCCGTTACACATTCGAAGGCAGATCTCGGAAATACACACCGGACTTTGAGCTATCGCTCGCCAGTGGTGCAGTGTTACTTATTGAAGTCAAACCAGAAGACAAAGCGCTCGCGCCAGACGAAGGGAGACGTCTGCGACGGATCGGGGAGCACTTTGCCGAGTTAAGCGCGCCGTTTCAGGTTCTGACGGACACTCAGATTCGTCGCGGCGCGCTTCTGCGCAACCTGAACACGTTGTTCCCCTATCTAGACAAGCCGCTGACGGCGCTGCAACGAAGACTGGCTTTGGCACCGCTTCTCGACGAGCCGCTCCTGACTGTCTCAAATGCACGCGCTCGCCTTGGTTCGACCGCAGAAGTTTGGCGGCTCCTTGCCCAAGACCTCCTCGCCTGTGATCTACATGAGCCGTTGAATGAAGCGACGATCCTGACCATACAAAACAGTGAGCCGAGCGATGCCGAGCTATATTTTTAA
- a CDS encoding HTH domain-containing protein, translated as MNRKISDKDSGGVRDDFELTGKRQMTFLELAEHYLRIENKPLSAREIVGKALRDGTLVSAGKTPWQTMKSKLSTDILTHGESSRFKRVFQGSFALREYDADEYVATRFMKSKLDEDIAVIPRSKLAQIVDGVGYFPAGIDRFKLSRLATPMLRRQAEESFDVVQLVSVFIVRYRSKYLTHMRSARLPESRLRGEYSMMLGGHLSVEDFAQLTLDLFSDDDDLADCTYILRELSEELVVDSEPTIKSCGFIYDDSRVVSTQHLGLVYEVVIERPDFEIGERGFLLHAKFETIEEIRARRGEFENWSWILMDSFDK; from the coding sequence ATGAACCGAAAGATATCCGACAAAGATAGCGGCGGCGTTCGAGATGATTTCGAGCTGACGGGCAAGCGTCAGATGACCTTCCTCGAGCTTGCGGAACACTACCTACGCATTGAAAACAAACCATTGTCAGCCCGAGAGATTGTGGGCAAGGCCTTGCGCGACGGAACGCTTGTTTCTGCGGGAAAGACTCCGTGGCAGACGATGAAATCGAAGCTCTCGACAGATATTCTCACGCACGGAGAAAGCTCTCGGTTTAAACGCGTATTCCAAGGGTCATTCGCACTAAGAGAATACGACGCCGACGAGTACGTCGCTACTCGCTTCATGAAGAGTAAGCTCGATGAGGACATCGCCGTAATTCCCCGAAGCAAGCTTGCCCAGATCGTTGACGGCGTAGGGTATTTCCCGGCTGGAATCGATCGGTTCAAACTCTCACGGCTAGCAACCCCAATGCTACGCCGGCAGGCCGAGGAATCTTTCGACGTCGTCCAGCTTGTCTCGGTCTTCATCGTTAGGTATCGCTCTAAGTATCTGACTCATATGCGTAGTGCACGTCTCCCGGAAAGCCGTTTGCGGGGCGAATATTCGATGATGCTTGGCGGTCACCTATCGGTCGAGGACTTCGCTCAACTCACGCTCGACTTGTTCTCTGACGACGACGATTTGGCAGATTGCACATACATTCTGCGGGAACTGAGCGAGGAGCTCGTTGTAGACAGCGAGCCGACAATCAAGTCTTGTGGGTTTATCTACGACGACTCGCGTGTCGTTAGCACGCAGCACCTCGGCCTCGTCTACGAAGTCGTCATTGAGCGGCCAGATTTTGAGATTGGCGAAAGGGGATTTCTGCTCCATGCCAAGTTCGAGACCATCGAAGAAATTCGCGCGAGACGGGGCGAATTCGAGAATTGGTCGTGGATATTGATGGACAGTTTCGACAAGTAA
- a CDS encoding Mu transposase C-terminal domain-containing protein has translation MPSYIFKVGVSVVLDTQTHRIAHLAADGLVHLTAVSSGALTVTSTTELQRQYQSGRLRFLDEATKIGDRADSRLGRPLSTFPNRVRERAIRKKEYLDMLLTRGPIVSTPAVLAPLIQECARELNDPNPPSVISVYRWARGVSRAGGDYRALIDRFDRQGGSGSRLPVTSLNILQQSIESIYMAPERGSVSDVYADVRYRVDRENEFRGESEKVPMPSLATVYRAIHSLEAFDVTVARRGKRIANIEFRTSGRGVHVEQILERVEIDHSPLDLFVIDERTMLPLGRPTVTVALDRYSRMPVGMHVGFQGPSVHAVLRCLRHAVVPKADLRDRYPNLQSDWPCHGKIRELVCDNGLEFHSNALKSVGLQLGMMVTFCPKRQPWFKGAVERFLKTLNFQFAHALPGTSFARWFHREDYDPQEQALVTYDQLLHVLTRWMVDVYANSLHRGIKTTPREKWLAGATRFPPVLPSSIEDVDIMIGETHTRTLSHQGIELDNLRYNDPALLQIRRKHGPRIKVDVISYFDDVSRIAVIDPDSKIPVIVPALDQEYANCLTREQHRLLCARARETGKGLVDQSALARAKGEIRTLISEFALSKSQRKRQKSATWRGVGTEAVDIFATSPTKTASTKTKSRSETKPAVPASELPKLTGLLLDRPPHGKATP, from the coding sequence ATGCCGAGCTATATTTTTAAAGTCGGAGTGTCCGTCGTTCTCGACACTCAAACTCACAGGATCGCGCATCTCGCGGCGGATGGACTGGTGCACCTGACGGCGGTGTCCAGCGGTGCACTAACGGTGACGTCAACCACAGAGCTGCAGCGACAGTATCAGTCTGGCCGACTACGATTTTTGGATGAGGCCACGAAGATCGGCGATCGAGCCGACTCACGCTTGGGACGCCCGCTGTCGACGTTCCCTAACCGTGTGCGGGAAAGGGCTATCCGAAAAAAAGAATACCTCGACATGCTGCTGACGCGCGGCCCGATAGTCTCGACGCCGGCAGTGCTTGCGCCGCTTATCCAGGAATGCGCGCGAGAATTGAACGACCCTAATCCGCCGAGCGTTATCAGTGTCTACAGATGGGCTCGTGGAGTTTCACGAGCAGGAGGTGATTACCGAGCACTGATTGATCGGTTCGACCGCCAGGGAGGCAGTGGCAGCAGGCTACCCGTTACGAGCCTGAATATACTGCAGCAATCTATTGAGTCGATATACATGGCGCCTGAACGTGGCTCCGTAAGTGATGTGTACGCTGACGTTCGTTACAGGGTAGACCGAGAAAATGAGTTTCGCGGCGAAAGTGAGAAAGTTCCGATGCCAAGTCTTGCCACTGTGTATCGGGCAATCCATTCTCTTGAGGCGTTTGATGTGACAGTGGCACGCCGCGGAAAACGGATAGCGAACATAGAGTTTCGTACAAGTGGCCGCGGCGTTCATGTTGAACAAATTCTCGAGCGTGTGGAGATCGACCACTCACCTCTGGACCTTTTCGTCATCGACGAGAGGACAATGCTACCTTTGGGCCGTCCGACGGTAACCGTCGCACTCGACCGGTACTCAAGGATGCCAGTTGGTATGCACGTGGGATTTCAGGGGCCTTCAGTCCATGCCGTCTTGCGGTGCCTGAGACATGCGGTAGTCCCGAAGGCCGACCTTCGAGACCGCTATCCTAATCTTCAAAGCGACTGGCCGTGCCACGGAAAAATTCGTGAACTTGTCTGTGACAACGGATTGGAGTTTCACAGTAACGCGCTCAAGAGCGTTGGGCTTCAGCTTGGGATGATGGTGACGTTTTGTCCCAAGCGTCAACCATGGTTCAAGGGTGCGGTTGAACGCTTCCTGAAGACATTAAATTTTCAGTTTGCACACGCCCTGCCTGGAACAAGTTTCGCTCGATGGTTTCATCGGGAGGATTACGATCCGCAGGAGCAGGCGTTGGTTACGTACGATCAGCTGTTGCACGTCCTGACGCGCTGGATGGTCGACGTCTACGCAAACTCCCTCCATCGAGGAATCAAAACTACGCCGCGTGAGAAGTGGCTTGCGGGAGCGACGCGCTTTCCGCCCGTGTTGCCGTCGAGCATCGAAGACGTCGATATCATGATCGGCGAGACGCACACCCGAACGCTGTCTCATCAGGGTATTGAACTCGACAACTTACGCTACAACGATCCCGCGCTGCTGCAAATTCGCAGAAAGCACGGGCCGCGAATCAAGGTCGACGTCATCTCGTATTTCGATGATGTCTCGCGCATTGCTGTTATCGACCCCGACAGCAAGATCCCCGTCATTGTGCCCGCGCTTGACCAGGAATACGCAAACTGTCTAACGCGGGAGCAGCACCGATTGCTTTGTGCACGTGCGCGCGAAACTGGTAAAGGGCTGGTCGACCAAAGTGCCCTTGCGCGGGCGAAGGGCGAAATCCGAACGTTGATTTCTGAATTTGCGTTGAGCAAATCGCAACGGAAGCGTCAAAAGAGCGCGACCTGGCGTGGTGTCGGGACTGAGGCTGTGGACATATTTGCGACATCACCGACCAAGACAGCATCCACAAAGACCAAATCTCGCTCGGAGACGAAGCCTGCCGTGCCAGCATCAGAACTGCCAAAGCTGACCGGGTTGTTGCTGGATCGTCCTCCTCATGGAAAGGCGACGCCATGA
- a CDS encoding Dam family site-specific DNA-(adenine-N6)-methyltransferase — protein MEKESEASVVAPHHKIPCGVAERPYQSLLAECPSGGHIGPPRNASDQPTSLKSFLKWPGGKRWFVEKHSDFLPIAIPGRYIEPFLGGGSVFFALRPKTSLLADACPDLVYAYRGIRNQLTEVLSILRHHAASHDANYYYYVREQEPVRVAERAARFIYLNRTCFNGIYRVNKRGKFNVPMGSRVSVFREEDTFRLWSAALKAAELRLADFAEVIDEAVAGDFVFADPPYTVRHNNNGFIKYNEVLFSWHDQLRLHECLVKAKARGVDVLSTNANHESVRALYKSGFTQTVVSRYSSIAGSAAHREKFEELVIV, from the coding sequence TTGGAGAAGGAAAGCGAAGCATCCGTGGTCGCGCCGCACCACAAAATACCGTGTGGGGTGGCCGAACGGCCCTATCAATCATTGCTTGCGGAGTGCCCGTCGGGGGGGCATATAGGTCCGCCGCGAAATGCCTCGGATCAACCTACTTCGCTAAAGTCTTTCCTCAAATGGCCCGGGGGAAAACGGTGGTTCGTCGAGAAGCACAGTGATTTTTTGCCAATCGCCATCCCAGGACGATATATCGAGCCGTTCTTGGGCGGTGGATCAGTCTTTTTCGCGCTACGTCCCAAAACATCGCTTCTTGCGGACGCATGTCCTGATTTGGTCTATGCCTACAGAGGCATACGCAATCAGCTTACCGAAGTCCTGAGCATATTGCGTCACCATGCGGCGTCACATGACGCAAACTATTACTATTATGTGCGCGAACAGGAGCCAGTCCGCGTCGCGGAACGCGCAGCGAGATTTATTTACCTCAATCGTACCTGCTTCAACGGCATCTACAGGGTAAACAAACGGGGCAAGTTTAACGTGCCAATGGGATCTAGGGTGTCAGTGTTCCGGGAGGAAGATACATTCCGCCTCTGGTCTGCCGCGTTGAAAGCGGCTGAATTGCGGCTAGCAGACTTTGCAGAGGTGATTGATGAGGCCGTTGCGGGCGACTTCGTATTTGCCGACCCTCCTTACACCGTGCGACACAACAACAACGGATTTATTAAATACAACGAAGTTCTCTTCTCGTGGCACGACCAATTGCGATTGCACGAATGTTTGGTGAAAGCAAAAGCCAGAGGTGTCGACGTATTATCCACTAACGCCAATCACGAATCTGTTCGGGCTTTATATAAATCAGGGTTCACGCAGACGGTCGTGTCCCGCTATAGCTCGATTGCTGGTTCTGCTGCGCACCGAGAAAAATTCGAGGAATTAGTAATCGTGTAG
- a CDS encoding TniB family NTP-binding protein has product MIDRHSNDDYYARVRDVERILIPHRQFKVVVDRLEHVLDLARHDADPRHTLLVGESGTGKTWIARYLRSILPESESDGIRIKPVLVVETPTAPTLKSLAQAILVALGDPLASLGNAEVKRLRALALIRQCQVQMLIVDELQHFLDHGSHNSPQSVADWLKNFVEDAQIPCLLMGLPRSTAILTLNEQLRRRFSARIELLPFSIERDEEEVEFRSILNALDEMLPCRRRSGLAEPETARRIYMATNGLIGYVRRLTTGAYELMEAANQCSIDRALLQEAFVQEIWRGGQEELNPFHSRFSFRRLDQPGEPFAPTSRRGETRGARRRY; this is encoded by the coding sequence ATGATTGATCGACACTCCAACGACGACTACTACGCTCGGGTGCGTGACGTAGAACGGATTCTCATCCCTCATCGACAATTTAAGGTCGTGGTTGATCGCCTAGAACACGTCCTTGATTTGGCGCGACACGATGCGGATCCGCGTCATACCCTCCTTGTAGGTGAGTCTGGAACTGGTAAGACGTGGATCGCGCGCTACCTCCGGTCGATACTGCCGGAGTCCGAAAGCGACGGCATCCGAATCAAGCCAGTCCTTGTCGTGGAAACGCCCACCGCACCGACCTTGAAGAGCCTTGCGCAGGCCATACTGGTTGCACTCGGCGACCCGCTTGCAAGCCTTGGCAATGCTGAAGTCAAACGGCTAAGGGCGTTGGCGCTCATTCGCCAGTGCCAGGTGCAGATGCTCATCGTTGATGAGCTTCAGCATTTCCTCGACCATGGCTCCCACAATTCACCTCAATCGGTAGCTGACTGGCTGAAGAATTTCGTCGAAGACGCGCAAATACCATGTTTGCTGATGGGCCTACCAAGATCGACGGCCATTCTTACGCTTAACGAGCAACTGAGGCGCCGATTCTCTGCTCGCATAGAACTTCTTCCGTTCTCAATCGAGCGTGACGAGGAAGAAGTGGAGTTCCGGTCAATATTGAATGCCTTGGACGAAATGCTTCCCTGTCGACGTCGTTCAGGCCTTGCTGAGCCTGAAACCGCTCGTCGGATATACATGGCGACCAACGGCCTTATTGGGTACGTCAGACGGTTGACAACTGGTGCCTATGAATTGATGGAGGCTGCGAACCAATGCAGCATTGACCGAGCCTTGCTACAGGAGGCTTTCGTTCAAGAAATCTGGAGGGGTGGGCAGGAAGAACTAAATCCATTCCATTCAAGATTTTCATTTCGTCGCCTGGATCAACCAGGCGAGCCCTTTGCGCCCACAAGTCGTCGAGGTGAAACCCGGGGTGCACGACGCCGTTATTGA
- the selD gene encoding selenide, water dikinase SelD: MRFIDLATDGGCSKKADATELGSFLRTVAAASESASLRGLSGTFPDVGLFRLGQMNCMATVDVLFPMVPDAADFGKIAVNHVLGDVYAAFGIPCFALSVLGVPYGLEPTSPEVIQMMVGSVHELSRAGTTLIGGHTLAKQADLSLGFCVIAQAMTDATEPLRGIKEGDPIFLTKPLGTSIASLLWKHAPQLEEEFADVRASMLETSLPAARLLYRHGVTVCTDVTGFGLINHLHRLLVRLDSAAEIFIDQLPGFATTEQYYGEDLPTTSLYFHNLNHAARFADINKASGHAKAALLFDAQVAGGLLFALPVEHVLRIQDEFKTSGLAMHLIGRCRKGTAGNVII; encoded by the coding sequence ATGAGATTCATAGACCTTGCTACGGACGGCGGTTGTTCCAAGAAGGCAGATGCAACTGAACTTGGGAGTTTCTTACGAACCGTTGCGGCCGCGTCAGAATCGGCCTCATTGAGGGGGCTAAGTGGGACTTTTCCAGACGTTGGGTTGTTCCGACTCGGGCAGATGAACTGCATGGCCACCGTCGATGTCCTGTTTCCGATGGTTCCAGATGCTGCAGACTTTGGCAAGATCGCCGTCAATCATGTGCTCGGCGATGTCTATGCTGCTTTCGGCATCCCGTGCTTTGCGCTCTCTGTGCTTGGGGTGCCATACGGACTCGAACCGACAAGTCCGGAAGTCATCCAGATGATGGTGGGCTCCGTCCATGAACTGTCGCGGGCAGGGACAACACTGATCGGCGGCCACACGCTCGCGAAACAAGCCGATCTTTCGCTCGGATTCTGCGTGATCGCACAGGCAATGACTGACGCCACCGAGCCACTTCGCGGGATTAAGGAAGGTGATCCGATTTTTCTCACCAAACCGCTGGGAACCAGCATAGCGAGCCTCCTGTGGAAGCACGCCCCCCAGCTGGAGGAGGAGTTCGCGGATGTTCGGGCTTCGATGTTGGAAACCAGTCTGCCTGCTGCGCGGCTACTATATCGGCACGGGGTGACCGTCTGCACAGACGTCACAGGGTTTGGGCTGATCAACCACCTTCATCGGCTGCTGGTCCGCCTCGACAGTGCCGCGGAGATTTTTATCGATCAACTTCCCGGCTTCGCGACGACCGAGCAATACTATGGCGAAGATCTTCCCACGACCAGCCTTTATTTTCACAACTTGAATCATGCTGCGCGGTTCGCTGATATCAACAAAGCGTCTGGGCACGCAAAGGCTGCACTTTTGTTTGACGCGCAGGTTGCGGGCGGCTTACTGTTCGCGCTGCCTGTCGAACACGTTTTAAGGATCCAAGACGAGTTCAAAACGTCAGGCCTTGCGATGCACTTGATAGGACGGTGCAGGAAGGGAACTGCAGGAAACGTGATCATATGA